From one Treponema denticola genomic stretch:
- the mreC gene encoding rod shape-determining protein MreC — protein MKKKLSLKLNLEVFLLILFLLISSVFMAFSGGSFILDFKSMAFSVSAGTEKAVYNVSSFVGESVSSVRELWDLKAKYNELTKQLEKYELLERSNADIKRENNELRTLLKFTDSIQIANIPAEIIGYDPNALYSGMIINRGVKHGVRKDMPVIAFQNGNMALVGKILQVGRGSSMIIPIYDYQCHVAAKVDLVNHRGVVSGQGSEDSPLIMKYIKKRAGDDIKIGDKIITSGFDDSSIFPKNIPIGFVSKIKTHDYETSLELSVNPIIDFSCLEYVFVLDTSKIEKEF, from the coding sequence ATGAAGAAAAAACTTTCGCTTAAACTAAATCTAGAAGTTTTTCTTTTAATTTTATTTCTTCTCATATCATCTGTTTTTATGGCCTTTTCCGGAGGTTCTTTTATTTTGGATTTTAAGAGTATGGCCTTTTCGGTAAGCGCCGGAACGGAGAAGGCTGTTTACAATGTTTCTTCCTTTGTGGGAGAAAGCGTTTCTTCCGTAAGGGAGTTATGGGATCTAAAAGCAAAGTATAATGAACTTACAAAACAGCTTGAAAAGTACGAACTTTTGGAGCGTTCCAACGCCGATATAAAAAGAGAGAATAATGAACTTCGTACCCTTCTTAAATTTACCGATAGTATTCAGATTGCAAATATCCCTGCAGAAATAATAGGCTATGATCCTAATGCTCTTTATTCGGGAATGATTATTAACAGGGGCGTAAAGCACGGCGTCAGAAAAGACATGCCCGTTATTGCTTTTCAAAATGGGAATATGGCTCTTGTAGGGAAAATTTTGCAGGTAGGAAGGGGGTCATCTATGATTATTCCTATCTATGATTATCAGTGCCATGTTGCTGCAAAGGTAGACCTTGTAAACCACCGCGGTGTTGTAAGCGGACAAGGCTCTGAGGACTCTCCATTAATTATGAAGTACATAAAGAAGAGGGCAGGGGATGACATTAAGATTGGGGATAAAATAATTACCTCCGGCTTTGATGATTCCTCGATTTTTCCAAAAAATATTCCCATAGGTTTTGTTTCTAAAATTAAGACACATGATTATGAAACTTCGCTTGAGCTATCTGTAAATCCTATAATAGATTTTTCTTGTTTGGAATATGTTTTTGTACTTGATACTTCAAAGATAGAAAAGGAGTTTTAA
- a CDS encoding rod shape-determining protein: MGFFKRFSTDIGIDLGTCNTIIYVNGKGIVVNEPSVVAVERGTKRVVAVGSEAKRMLWKTPGNIVAIRPLKDGVIADMDTTEKMIRYFVSKILPKHRFVKPRMVIGIPSCITDVESNAVYESAMKAGAGDVKVLEESLVAAIGANIPIHEPAGNMVCDIGGGTTEVSVISLCGMVVTNAIRVGGDEFDQAIIKHVRSVDNLIIGEQTAERVKISIGNASPEKTIEKVEIKGTDAITGLPRRLEIDSVEVREALKEPVTQIVEEIKRTLAQTPPELTADIVERGIVMTGGGSLLKGLPKLIAKEARVPVILAENPMDCVAIGAGRYYEVFRDMTVDRSLYDSLNN; this comes from the coding sequence ATGGGCTTTTTTAAAAGATTTTCAACAGATATAGGAATAGATTTGGGAACCTGCAATACCATTATCTATGTGAACGGAAAGGGCATAGTAGTAAACGAACCTTCTGTTGTTGCCGTTGAAAGGGGTACAAAGAGAGTGGTTGCAGTCGGCTCCGAGGCTAAAAGAATGCTTTGGAAAACTCCGGGAAATATTGTGGCTATCAGGCCCTTAAAAGACGGAGTTATTGCAGATATGGATACTACCGAAAAGATGATCCGTTATTTTGTTTCTAAGATTTTGCCCAAGCACCGTTTTGTAAAACCGAGAATGGTTATAGGTATTCCAAGCTGTATTACGGATGTTGAAAGTAATGCGGTTTATGAAAGTGCTATGAAGGCCGGAGCCGGAGATGTTAAAGTTTTAGAAGAATCTTTAGTTGCGGCTATCGGTGCAAATATTCCTATTCATGAGCCTGCCGGAAATATGGTTTGCGATATCGGAGGCGGTACAACCGAGGTTTCGGTTATATCTCTTTGCGGTATGGTTGTAACAAATGCAATCCGCGTAGGAGGCGACGAGTTCGATCAAGCCATCATTAAGCATGTCCGTTCCGTTGATAACCTCATCATTGGAGAACAAACAGCCGAAAGAGTTAAGATCAGCATAGGCAATGCCTCGCCCGAAAAAACAATAGAAAAGGTCGAAATTAAGGGAACCGATGCTATAACCGGACTTCCCCGCCGATTGGAAATAGACTCTGTCGAAGTCAGAGAAGCTTTAAAAGAACCTGTTACACAGATTGTCGAAGAAATTAAACGGACCTTAGCCCAGACACCTCCTGAGCTTACTGCCGATATTGTTGAAAGGGGTATTGTAATGACCGGAGGAGGTTCCTTGTTAAAGGGCCTTCCTAAACTTATCGCAAAAGAAGCCCGTGTTCCCGTAATCTTGGCCGAAAACCCGATGGACTGTGTTGCAATAGGCGCCGGAAGATATTACGAAGTGTTTAGGGATATGACTGTTGACCGCAGTCTCTATGACAGTTTAAATAATTAA
- a CDS encoding tetratricopeptide repeat protein, whose translation MEFLKRRSHKNFSNKKKGTKRFFILLLFILCAVSSVYFLYIHNKNYAGIPSIKEVYADWDEKNYESVYEKTASILKRRAYDGEALAMRGFAAYYIFAEQTDFSVSYSYLNDSILNLRQAMYCVSKSQQPKIAYVLGKAYYQKGYYYADLALKYLDIAYSSGEKFADLSEFRGMSASLLGEPERAIDAFSDALSHNPSDLLFFALAENYIKISDKQNAKLYLFETIDKTKDTLLELKCRYLLGSLFLEENKIDDAVKEFNTILEKDMTSADAHYGLGVVYELQGDMIKARAEWRKALKFDPLHVKTRAKLNL comes from the coding sequence ATGGAATTTTTAAAAAGAAGATCACATAAAAATTTCTCAAACAAAAAAAAAGGCACAAAAAGGTTCTTTATACTTTTGCTTTTCATTTTGTGTGCGGTTTCTTCCGTCTATTTTTTATATATCCATAATAAAAACTATGCAGGCATACCTTCTATTAAGGAGGTGTATGCCGATTGGGATGAAAAAAACTACGAGAGCGTGTATGAAAAAACCGCGAGTATTTTAAAAAGAAGGGCATATGACGGTGAGGCTTTGGCTATGAGGGGCTTTGCCGCCTATTATATCTTTGCCGAACAGACGGATTTTTCGGTAAGCTATTCTTATCTAAATGATTCTATTTTGAATTTAAGACAAGCGATGTACTGTGTTTCAAAATCTCAACAGCCGAAAATTGCCTATGTATTGGGAAAGGCTTATTATCAAAAGGGATATTACTATGCAGACCTTGCTTTAAAATACTTGGATATTGCATATAGTTCCGGAGAAAAATTTGCAGATTTGTCGGAATTCAGGGGTATGTCGGCATCTCTTTTGGGCGAGCCGGAAAGAGCTATTGATGCTTTTTCGGATGCCCTCTCCCATAACCCTTCGGATTTATTGTTTTTTGCTCTTGCCGAAAATTATATTAAGATTTCCGATAAACAAAATGCAAAGTTGTATTTATTTGAAACAATAGATAAAACGAAGGATACACTTTTAGAATTAAAATGCCGATATTTATTGGGTAGTTTATTTCTTGAAGAAAATAAGATAGATGATGCTGTAAAGGAATTTAATACCATTCTTGAAAAGGATATGACCTCTGCCGATGCTCATTACGGCTTGGGTGTTGTATACGAACTTCAAGGAGATATGATAAAGGCCCGTGCAGAATGGCGGAAGGCTCTTAAATTTGATCCGCTCCATGTAAAAACACGGGCTAAACTAAATTTATAA
- a CDS encoding zinc ribbon domain-containing protein — protein sequence MDNDVLEKLRALQDILARKNELETEILDAPKALTQQEELLEKLKSGYIQMNSEYEELRKGIAVFKADLFEAEQKREKAEKAMDNIETQREYEILQKEIDDSTTKAETIRKDLLRLESQFKILDANIKQEEALITQTEKELEEHKHLLDSEISEKQNKVEELKLEEKKLSPGLSDETMFKFDRIIKNKHGVGIVSVQGNVCMGCHMILPAQFVNEVRSDQDIKFCPYCSRILFYEESELTAEQEAYFNDSDMEGLLDIGDSANEDFLASFEDKDED from the coding sequence ATGGATAATGATGTATTGGAAAAATTGAGAGCTTTACAGGATATTCTTGCTCGAAAAAATGAACTTGAAACGGAGATTTTGGATGCCCCAAAGGCTCTTACACAGCAGGAAGAGCTTTTGGAAAAGTTAAAGTCCGGTTATATCCAAATGAACAGCGAGTATGAAGAGCTGCGTAAAGGTATTGCCGTTTTTAAGGCTGATCTTTTTGAAGCTGAACAAAAGAGAGAAAAGGCCGAAAAAGCAATGGATAATATCGAAACTCAGCGCGAGTATGAAATCTTGCAAAAGGAAATCGATGATTCTACTACAAAGGCCGAAACTATAAGAAAGGATCTTCTGAGGCTTGAAAGTCAGTTTAAGATTTTGGATGCAAATATTAAGCAGGAAGAGGCCCTTATTACACAAACCGAGAAAGAACTTGAAGAGCACAAACATCTCTTGGACTCGGAGATTTCCGAAAAACAAAATAAGGTCGAAGAGTTAAAGCTGGAAGAAAAAAAACTGTCTCCGGGTTTGAGTGATGAAACAATGTTTAAATTCGACAGGATTATTAAGAATAAACATGGTGTCGGTATCGTTTCCGTTCAGGGAAATGTTTGTATGGGCTGCCACATGATTCTTCCCGCTCAGTTTGTAAATGAAGTCAGGTCGGATCAGGATATAAAATTCTGCCCTTATTGCAGCCGTATTCTATTCTATGAAGAATCCGAATTAACGGCCGAGCAGGAAGCATATTTTAATGATTCCGATATGGAAGGCTTACTTGATATTGGAGATTCCGCAAATGAGGATTTCCTTGCAAGTTTTGAAGATAAAGACGAAGATTAA
- the rpoD gene encoding RNA polymerase sigma factor RpoD gives MTDLEKNPAVIKLLEYAKRKHTIGLSDLDDLLPEDLMSPETIPDILDILEGAGVQIRNEGISESNSETDSDFQSGNDEDYRLLDDAYEEDEDDVKSPYSDDIETPYIEKEKPRHETAKKLVRTSHEAGVDDPIKLYLQEIGKEDLLTADEEVSLSKSMEDGEAIIKKVIKNSGILIPEFFVIGQKAFSKLDPAESNKPRKELSEEMAEKKRLKQVYGDSLRNIYSEIKQYMSLKKHCYDRETLESFLDSPELQALRKKVFNSLKRIHIESEEIEKISDRFIEATEKVQDYQHKKERKEKQLGIKSYADLRKLGKRLAIPREREKLEKELNISANEVKDIYTQIQVLTRKIRKVEYDFEATVDEVIDLTSEIKNGQRMLKNAKDKLINANLRLVVSIAKKYINRGLQFFDLVQEGNIGLIKAVEKFEYRKGYKFSTYATWWIRQAITRSISDQARTIRVPVHMIEQINKVNRESRQLMQKLGREPNDDEIALQLGWSIEKVKQVKNVAREPISLETPIGEEEDTLLGDLIEDKGVENPSNRTELTLLQEQLEMVLSSLPEREQEVLKMRFGIEGGYPLTLEEVGLYFDVTRERIRQIEAKGLRRLRHPKRSRKLKDYLDN, from the coding sequence ATGACTGATCTCGAAAAGAATCCTGCGGTTATTAAACTTTTGGAATATGCCAAAAGGAAGCACACAATAGGATTGAGTGATCTTGATGATCTACTGCCCGAAGACTTAATGTCTCCGGAAACTATACCTGATATTCTGGATATTTTGGAAGGTGCCGGCGTTCAAATAAGAAATGAAGGAATATCCGAATCTAATTCAGAAACCGACTCCGATTTTCAGAGCGGCAACGATGAAGACTATCGATTATTGGATGATGCGTACGAAGAAGATGAGGATGATGTAAAAAGTCCTTATTCTGATGACATCGAAACTCCATATATCGAAAAAGAAAAACCTAGGCATGAAACGGCAAAAAAACTGGTTAGAACTTCTCACGAAGCCGGAGTTGACGATCCGATTAAGCTTTATCTTCAAGAGATAGGCAAGGAAGACCTTTTAACTGCCGATGAAGAAGTATCTCTTTCAAAAAGTATGGAAGACGGAGAAGCTATAATAAAAAAGGTTATAAAAAATTCCGGTATATTGATTCCCGAATTTTTTGTAATCGGACAAAAGGCTTTTTCAAAACTGGATCCTGCCGAGTCTAATAAGCCTCGTAAAGAGTTAAGTGAAGAAATGGCCGAAAAAAAGCGTCTCAAGCAGGTTTACGGTGATAGTCTACGGAACATATATTCCGAAATTAAACAATATATGTCCTTAAAAAAGCACTGTTATGATAGAGAAACCCTGGAAAGTTTTTTGGATAGCCCTGAGCTTCAAGCTTTGCGGAAGAAGGTCTTTAACAGTCTTAAACGTATTCACATTGAATCGGAAGAAATAGAAAAAATTTCAGACCGCTTTATTGAAGCTACCGAAAAGGTGCAGGACTATCAACACAAAAAAGAAAGAAAAGAAAAACAGCTGGGCATTAAAAGCTATGCCGATTTAAGAAAGCTGGGTAAAAGGCTTGCAATTCCTCGGGAAAGAGAAAAACTGGAAAAAGAGCTTAATATTTCGGCCAATGAAGTAAAGGATATATACACTCAAATTCAGGTATTGACCCGAAAAATCCGCAAGGTTGAGTATGATTTTGAAGCTACTGTAGATGAAGTTATTGATCTTACTTCAGAGATAAAGAACGGCCAGAGAATGCTTAAAAATGCAAAAGATAAACTGATAAATGCAAACTTGCGCCTTGTTGTTTCTATTGCTAAGAAGTACATCAACAGGGGCTTACAGTTCTTTGATCTTGTACAAGAGGGAAATATCGGGCTTATAAAAGCTGTTGAAAAGTTTGAGTACAGGAAGGGATATAAATTTTCTACCTATGCTACTTGGTGGATAAGGCAGGCCATTACGCGTTCAATATCGGATCAGGCACGTACGATAAGGGTTCCTGTCCACATGATAGAACAAATCAATAAGGTAAACAGGGAATCCCGCCAGCTTATGCAAAAACTCGGCCGTGAACCCAATGATGATGAGATAGCCTTGCAGTTAGGCTGGTCGATCGAAAAGGTTAAGCAGGTTAAAAATGTTGCAAGGGAGCCTATCTCTCTTGAAACACCCATAGGTGAAGAAGAAGATACCCTCTTGGGAGATTTAATCGAAGATAAGGGTGTTGAAAATCCTTCAAACAGAACGGAGCTTACTCTTTTGCAGGAGCAGCTTGAAATGGTGCTTTCGAGTCTGCCTGAGCGTGAGCAGGAAGTTTTAAAAATGCGCTTCGGTATTGAGGGAGGCTATCCTCTTACCCTTGAAGAAGTAGGCTTATATTTCGACGTAACGCGTGAAAGAATAAGGCAAATAGAAGCAAAGGGATTAAGGCGGTTGCGCCATCCTAAACGTAGTAGAAAATTAAAAGATTATCTTGATAATTGA
- the dnaG gene encoding DNA primase, with product MPKISSKTIDAVTEMTDIVSLVENYTRLEKRGANWWGCCPFHNEKTPSFNVVPDKKMYYCFGCHKGGGIINFLMEMEKLSFMEAVERLAKNAGIEVIYEGGSYVPDEGAKLKDDILELYDKVAGSFHFLLTQNPTGKKALDYLLSRNVSPEIIEKFNLGYSPKDRKWLHSFLLSKNYSQDFLEKTGLFSKNYKKMAFFSDRLMFPICDRHGKTIAFGGRILEGEGAKYLNSSDMPQYKKGETVFAFHHALAEIRKSKSVILCEGYMDVLAFFQAGIENAVAPLGTALTEDQVKLLKSFAETFYLAFDSDSAGQEASYKAIKICRSMGVNVRVLYMKDGKDPSEILQKKGQEGLKFLLECAIVDDDYLIQIASMRFDISSPEGKAAAIAFLFPYIEVLESDIQRESAISKLSSAFGVSQQAIFSDYMNREKKALRHIVDEVKQKPVDIRMNAELRLVLAVTANTDLFSRLRSQLSPDDFEDFYARHLFIVLEECYRDGAYTYANLMHRCGEEKLKDIVSQTISKGEFAENSEKIVDDGINFIKQNVLQKQKDKIIGRLRLLHGEKNIDTVNLTKELMEEKKSIDIQLNKLKGKVYD from the coding sequence ATGCCTAAGATAAGTTCAAAAACAATCGATGCAGTAACCGAAATGACAGATATTGTATCCCTTGTCGAGAACTATACCCGCTTGGAAAAACGGGGAGCAAATTGGTGGGGCTGCTGTCCCTTCCATAACGAAAAAACTCCTTCTTTTAATGTTGTTCCAGATAAAAAAATGTATTATTGTTTCGGCTGCCACAAGGGCGGCGGAATAATTAACTTTTTGATGGAAATGGAAAAGCTCTCCTTTATGGAAGCCGTGGAACGGCTTGCAAAAAATGCAGGTATCGAGGTTATCTATGAAGGCGGCTCCTATGTTCCGGACGAAGGAGCAAAACTTAAGGATGATATTTTAGAACTTTATGACAAAGTAGCAGGGAGCTTTCATTTTCTTTTAACTCAAAATCCTACAGGAAAAAAGGCCCTTGACTACCTCCTTTCCCGTAACGTTTCTCCCGAAATAATCGAAAAATTTAATCTGGGCTATTCTCCAAAGGATAGAAAATGGCTCCATAGTTTTTTACTGTCAAAAAACTATTCTCAAGACTTTTTAGAAAAGACAGGGCTTTTTTCTAAAAACTATAAAAAGATGGCTTTTTTTTCCGATAGACTTATGTTTCCTATTTGCGACCGTCACGGTAAAACGATAGCTTTCGGAGGCCGCATTCTGGAAGGTGAGGGGGCAAAATACCTCAATTCTTCGGATATGCCTCAATACAAGAAGGGAGAAACGGTTTTTGCCTTTCACCACGCCTTAGCCGAAATCCGAAAATCAAAATCGGTAATCTTATGTGAAGGCTACATGGACGTTTTAGCCTTTTTTCAGGCCGGAATCGAAAATGCCGTTGCCCCCTTAGGGACAGCCCTTACTGAAGATCAGGTAAAACTTTTAAAATCCTTTGCCGAAACCTTTTATCTTGCTTTTGACTCGGATTCGGCGGGGCAGGAGGCTTCCTACAAAGCTATAAAAATTTGCCGCAGTATGGGCGTAAATGTTCGTGTTTTATATATGAAGGACGGAAAGGACCCTTCCGAAATTCTACAAAAAAAAGGTCAAGAAGGCTTGAAATTTCTTTTGGAATGTGCTATAGTAGACGATGATTATCTTATACAAATTGCGTCCATGAGATTTGATATAAGCAGTCCGGAAGGAAAGGCCGCAGCTATAGCCTTTTTGTTTCCGTATATTGAGGTCCTGGAATCCGATATTCAAAGGGAGTCTGCTATTTCTAAACTTTCATCGGCTTTTGGTGTCAGTCAACAAGCAATTTTCAGCGATTATATGAACCGCGAAAAAAAGGCTCTAAGGCATATAGTTGACGAAGTAAAACAAAAGCCGGTAGATATAAGGATGAATGCCGAGTTACGATTGGTTCTTGCCGTTACGGCAAATACTGATCTGTTTTCTCGTTTGCGTTCACAATTGAGCCCCGATGATTTTGAGGATTTTTATGCCAGACATTTGTTTATTGTTTTAGAAGAATGTTATAGAGATGGTGCCTATACTTATGCGAATCTGATGCACAGATGCGGGGAAGAAAAATTAAAGGATATTGTTTCTCAAACAATTTCTAAAGGTGAATTCGCCGAGAACTCTGAAAAGATAGTCGATGACGGCATAAATTTTATAAAACAAAACGTTCTACAAAAACAAAAAGACAAAATCATAGGCAGACTGAGATTATTACATGGAGAAAAGAATATCGATACCGTAAACTTGACAAAAGAATTAATGGAAGAAAAAAAAAGTATCGATATTCAATTAAACAAATTAAAGGGAAAGGTGTATGACTGA
- a CDS encoding Rpn family recombination-promoting nuclease/putative transposase, giving the protein MQKLFKVTLRNDYAFKRVFGVEENKDVLQDLLECILDIPPETIAGLELLDKEFHKELLSEKLGILDIKLRLKDGTFIDIEIQNNWHFDFPERTLYYWSKMYNENIKQGQDYTKLSKCITINLIGKGFNKNKRLHNKYFVLEQDTKEPLVSKLEIHILNLEKARLLKEGQYKNNKTKRLLNWLKFIETDNPEVREVLAENSEIMKKANTAISVMEMSPRDKWLYDSRMKYEHDRASCINEGYRQGLEQGIDRGISQGTYQAKLETAKLMKDMNYPISDICTISGLKKEEIEKL; this is encoded by the coding sequence ATGCAAAAACTATTTAAAGTAACCCTCCGCAACGATTACGCTTTTAAGCGTGTATTCGGAGTGGAGGAAAACAAGGATGTTCTTCAGGATTTATTGGAATGTATTTTAGACATTCCGCCTGAAACAATCGCAGGTTTGGAGCTCTTGGATAAGGAGTTTCATAAGGAGCTTTTAAGTGAAAAGCTCGGTATCTTGGATATCAAGTTAAGGCTAAAAGACGGAACTTTTATAGATATAGAAATTCAAAACAACTGGCATTTTGATTTTCCTGAAAGAACCCTATATTATTGGTCTAAGATGTACAACGAAAACATAAAACAAGGTCAAGACTATACAAAACTGTCAAAGTGTATTACAATAAATTTGATAGGAAAAGGCTTTAATAAAAATAAGCGTTTGCACAACAAGTATTTTGTTCTTGAACAAGATACAAAAGAGCCTTTAGTTTCAAAACTTGAGATTCATATATTAAACCTTGAAAAAGCAAGGCTCTTAAAGGAAGGTCAATATAAAAATAATAAAACAAAACGCTTATTAAACTGGCTTAAATTTATCGAAACTGATAATCCGGAGGTGAGAGAAGTGTTAGCAGAAAATTCAGAGATAATGAAAAAAGCAAATACCGCTATTTCTGTAATGGAAATGAGTCCTAGAGATAAATGGCTATATGATTCCCGTATGAAATATGAACACGATAGAGCATCATGTATAAACGAAGGCTATCGACAAGGACTTGAACAGGGAATTGATCGAGGAATATCCCAAGGAACCTACCAAGCCAAACTTGAAACGGCAAAGTTAATGAAAGATATGAATTATCCGATTAGTGATATTTGCACAATATCAGGTCTAAAGAAAGAGGAAATCGAAAAGCTATGA
- a CDS encoding S41 family peptidase, translating into MKTDYEYFWDFIDKGYPNKNTCITNGADLKSIKTYYAEKLKNLKNEIEYMKFYNIICSRITNNHFFGHLGAIDYTSYKSNIATISLDDKRDEDFHYIKQDKRVEAFYEKGFGSNTEYMETIQRYEKQREDMEKFIFKEIKDDIFYIKIPRFSSTKNFDWNDFKNYQIEITKNKYKHLIIDLRDNAGGYTFLWRRFLVAPLLKEEKTFKTIALYNSSEFSDRYLPFFLKGDRGLFPVKISKLKNLPPLENLNKNDAAFFKKYYDMEYTIPPEPSNFKFDGKIWVLINRKCYSASDAFAAFCKQTGFANLVGENTGGSGLLALHPVYLKLPKSGMIIKYDMFYTLNPDGSNNAETGTKPDYPVKQKHALEACLEIIEKSKKN; encoded by the coding sequence ATGAAGACTGATTATGAATATTTTTGGGATTTTATCGATAAGGGCTATCCCAATAAAAATACATGTATAACAAACGGAGCAGATTTAAAATCAATCAAAACATATTATGCCGAAAAATTAAAAAACTTGAAAAACGAAATAGAATATATGAAATTTTATAATATAATATGTTCTAGAATTACAAATAACCATTTTTTCGGACATCTGGGAGCTATAGACTATACCTCGTATAAAAGCAACATTGCAACAATTTCATTGGACGATAAAAGAGATGAGGATTTTCACTATATAAAGCAGGATAAAAGGGTCGAAGCTTTTTATGAAAAAGGTTTCGGCTCTAATACGGAATATATGGAAACGATACAAAGATATGAGAAGCAACGGGAGGATATGGAGAAATTCATATTTAAAGAAATAAAAGATGATATTTTTTATATAAAAATACCGAGATTTTCATCTACAAAAAATTTTGATTGGAATGATTTTAAAAACTATCAAATAGAAATAACAAAAAATAAATATAAACATTTAATAATAGATTTAAGGGATAACGCAGGGGGGTATACTTTTTTATGGAGAAGATTTCTAGTTGCACCACTGCTAAAAGAAGAAAAAACTTTTAAAACTATTGCTCTTTATAATTCTTCCGAATTTTCGGATCGCTACCTTCCGTTTTTCTTAAAGGGAGATCGAGGTCTCTTTCCTGTAAAAATTTCAAAACTAAAAAATCTGCCTCCTTTGGAAAATTTAAATAAAAACGATGCAGCTTTTTTTAAAAAATATTACGATATGGAATACACGATACCGCCTGAACCTTCAAATTTTAAATTTGACGGGAAAATATGGGTTCTTATAAATAGAAAATGCTATTCCGCCTCAGATGCCTTTGCAGCTTTTTGTAAACAAACAGGTTTTGCAAATCTAGTAGGCGAAAACACAGGAGGGTCGGGATTGTTAGCCCTTCATCCTGTCTATTTAAAACTGCCCAAAAGCGGGATGATTATTAAATACGACATGTTCTATACTTTAAACCCTGACGGCTCAAACAATGCAGAAACAGGGACCAAACCCGATTACCCCGTAAAACAAAAACATGCCTTAGAAGCTTGTCTTGAAATAATAGAAAAATCCAAAAAAAATTAG